A region of Vitis vinifera cultivar Pinot Noir 40024 chromosome 13, ASM3070453v1 DNA encodes the following proteins:
- the LOC100265442 gene encoding pheophytinase, chloroplastic, which yields MEILSCHSAPCCKLVNLGGTSVHKSSGSSQAKLPGSRNNRILCARIGSKLGSSGYSNLDDFCTKNFGRHEGSRSLTAFKGSANVNSKALSESYNGYVIDGKEGVGDISERGDLITQILIPGLPDDSNDDSGAQISSCFWEWKPKLTVHYEKSGCENVNSPPVLFLPGFGVGSFHYEKQLKDLGRDFRVWAVDFLGQGMSLPFEDPAPQSKKELDSERNDFSWGFGDETEPWANELVYSIDLWQDQVRYFIEQVIGEPVYIVGNSLGGFVALYFAACNPQLVKGVTLLNATPFWGFLPNPSRSPSLARIFPWAGTFPLPAFVRKLTEFVWQKISDPRSIGEVLKQVYADHSTKVDKVFSRILETTQHPAAAASFASIMFAPQGQLSFSEALSRCQMSNVPICLMYGKEDPWVRPVWGLQVKRQLLEAPYYEISPAGHCPHDEVPEVVNYLLRGWIGNLESKGSVTLPLLDDPENIQYGTTKDLEFVREGSKKSVRVHFYGSRFSLWNRIRSYVKSRFEALEINSR from the exons ATGGAAATTCTCTCCTGCCACTCGGCACCATGCTGTAAACTTGTAAATTTAGGGGGGACTTCAGTTCATAAAAGCTCAGGTTCAAGTCAAGCAAAGCTGCCTGGTTCTAGAAACAATAGGATTTTATGTGCTAGAATTGGTTCTAAATTGGGTTCTTCAGGATATTCTAATTTAGATGATTTTTGCACAAAGAACTTTGGTCGACATGAAGGTTCTAGGTCCTTAACAGCTTTCAAAGGGTCTGCAAATGTAAATTCAAAGGCCTTGAGTGAAAGCTATAATGGTTATGTAATTGATGGAAAGGAGGGGGTAGGAGATATTTCAGAACGGGGGGACCTAATAACTCAGATTTTGATCCCGGGTTTGCCAGATGACTCAAATGATGATTCTGGTGCTCAGATAAGTAGCTGTTTTTGGGAGTGGAAGCCCAAGCTCACTGTGCATTATGAAAAGTCGGGGTGTGAAAATGTAAACTCCCCACCAGTGCTCTTTCTTCCTGGGTTTGGAGTTGGGTCCTTCCATTATGAGAAGCAATTAAAGGATTTGGGCCGTGATTTTAGAGTGTGGGCAGTTGATTTCCTTGGGCAGGGCATGTCATTGCCATTTGAAGATCCTGCTCCTCAATCCAAGAAAGAGTTGGATTCAGAAAGAAATGATTTCAGTTGGGGCTTTGGAGATGAAACTGAACCATGGGCAAATGAGCTGGTTTACTCTATTGACTTATGGCAGGACCAAGTTCGCTATTTCATAGAACAG GTTATTGGTGAACCAGTTTATATTGTGGGGAATTCACTAGGAGGATTTGTTGCACTCTACTTTGCAGCTTGCAACCCACAATTGGTTAAGGGTGTTACATTGCTCAATGCAACACCATTTTGGGGATTTCTCCCTAATCCTTCAAGATCTCCAAGTCTAGCTAGGATATTTCCATGGGCTGGAACATTTCCTCTTCCTGCTTTTGTGAGAAAGCTCACAGAATTTGT TTGGCAGAAAATTAGTGACCCTAGAAGCATTGGAGAGGTACTTAAGCAGGTTTATGCAGATCATTCAACAAAAGTTGACAAAGTGTTTTCCCGTATACTTGAGACAACACAACATCCAGCAGCTGCTGCATCATTTGCCTCAATAATGTTTGCTCCTCAGGGACAACTATCTTTCAGTGAAGCTTTGTCTAG GTGTCAAATGAGCAATGTGCCCATCTGTCTGATGTATGGGAAAGAAGATCCCTGGGTGAGGCCTGTCTGGGGTCTTCAGGTGAAGCGGCAATTGCTTGAGGCTCCATATTATGAGATCAGCCCAGCTGGTCACTGCCCTCATGATGAAGTTCCTGAG GTTGTGAATTATTTACTGCGTGGGTGGATCGGAAACCTAGAATCCAAGGGGTCTGTTACCTTACCTCTGCTTGACGACCCAGAAAATATTCAGTATGGCACCACAAAGGACTTGGAATTTGTTAGAGAAGGATCAAAAAAATCAGTGAGGGTGCATTTCTATGGATCCAGGTTTTCACTTTGGAATAGGATACGCTCTTATGTCAAATCCCGTTTTGAAGCTTTAGAAATCAATTCTCGATAA
- the LOC100255136 gene encoding putative disease resistance protein RGA1 — protein sequence MAEAVLSALVEVIFEKMSSQILEYRMLGGTEKEMSQLRSILLTIQDVLEEAEDQQLRNKTVKNWLMKLKDAAYDADDLLDEYMMEALEYEVGADDNMKFKDCMINMVCNFFSRSNPFIFHYKMKCRLKQIGERLNSIANERSKFHLKNSNVNQTYQSSGRLQSDSFLLESDVCGRDRDREEIIKLLTDNSHGDVSVIPIVGIGGLGKTTLAKLAYNDKRADKHFQQRIWVCVSEDFDVKRIMRAILESATGNTCHLQEMEVIQQRIRELVMGKRFLLVLDDVWSDDHDKWERLKNSVRHGSEGSKILVTTRSEKVALIMGTISPYYLKGLPEDDCWSLFEQRAFKLGVPKEASIVAIGNDIVKKCRGVPLAAKTLGSLMCFKREKSEWVDVKDSEIWNLLGGENGILQVLRLSYDDLPSHLKQCFAYCSIFPKDYCIEKENLVQLWMAEGFLPSSGRKAPEEVGNEYFNELLWRSFFENVTKDSDGNIVKCGMHHLFHDLARSVSGSDCSAVEVGRQVSIPAATRHISMVCKEREFVIPKSLLNAGKVRSFLLLVGWQKIPKVSHNFISSFKSLRALDISSTRAKKLSKSIGALKHLRYLNLSGARIKKLPSSICGLLYLQTLILKHCDLLEMLPKDLRKLIFLRHLNIYACRSLVKLPNGIGKLSSLQTLPIFIVGRGTASSIAELQGLDLHGELMIKNLENVMNKRCARAANLKEKRNLRSLKLLWEHVDEANVREHVELVIEGLQPSSDLKKLHVENYMGANFPCWLMNSSLSNLTELSLIRCQRCVQLPPLEKLSVLEVLSIDGMDATRYISDDSRTNDGVVDYASLKHLTLKNMPSLLGWSEMEERYLFSNLKKLTIVDCPNMTDFPNLPSVESLELNDCNIQLLRMAMVSTSLSNLIISGFLELVALPVGLLRNKMHLLSLEIKDCPKLRSLSGELEGLCSLQKLTISNCDKLESFLESGSLKSLISLSIHGCHSLESLPEAGIGDLKSLQNLSLSNCENLMGLPETMQHLTGLQILSISSCSKLDTLPEWLGNLVSLQELELWYCENLLHLPDSMVRLTALQFLSIWGCPHLEIIKEEGDDWHKIQHVPYIKINGPYIKAAGV from the exons ATGGCCGAAGCAGTTCTATCTGCACTAGTAGAAGTAATATTCGAAAAGATGTCTTCGCAAATCCTGGAGTACAGAATGCTGGGAGGCACTGAGAAGGAGATGAGCCAGCTTCGGAGCATATTATTGACGATTCAAGATGTGCTTGAAGAGGCAGAAGACCAACAATTAAGGAATAAGACGGTGAAAAATTGGTTGATGAAGCTTAAGGATGCCGCTTATGATGCAGATGACTTGCTGGACGAGTACATGATGGAAGCTCTAGAGTATGAAGTAGGGGCTGATGATAACATGAAGTTCAAGGATTGCATGATTAATATGGTATGCAACTTCTTTTCACGGTCAAATCCGTTCATTTTCCATTACAAAATGAAATGCAGGTTAAAGCAGATAGGGGAGAGGTTAAATTCAATTGCAAATGAGAGGTccaaatttcatttgaaaaattcaaatgtTAATCAGACCTATCAGTCATCTGGGAGACTGCAGTCGGATTCTTTCTTGCTTGAATCTGATGTTTGTGGAAGAGACAGAGATAGAGAGGAAATAATTAAGCTACTGACAGATAATAGCCATGGGGATGTTTCAGTCATTCCAATAGTTGGTATAGGAGGGCTAGGGAAGACAACTCTCGCAAAACTGGCCTACAACGACAAACGGGCGGACAAGCATTTCCAGCAAAGAATCTGGGTTTGTGTCTCTGAAGATTTTGATGTGAAGCGGATTATGAGAGCAATTTTGGAATCTGCCACTGGGAATACATGTCATCTTCAAGAGATGGAAGTGATTCAGCAGCGCATTCGAGAATTGGTCATGGGGAAGAGGTTCTTACTAGTTTTGGATGATGTATGGAGCGATGATCATGACAAATGGGAGAGATTGAAGAATTCAGTGAGACATGGTTCTGAAGGTAGCAAAATCTTGGTTACAACTCGTAGTGAAAAGGTTGCACTGATAATGGGTACCATTTCCCCTTACTATTTAAAGGGCTTGCCAGAAGATGATTGTTGGTCTTTGTTTGAGCAGCGAGCTTTCAAGCTTGGGGTACCAAAAGAAGCTTCAATAGTTGCAATCGGAAACGATATTGTGAAGAAATGCAGGGGTGTACCTCTTGCAGCAAAGACTCTTGGAAGCTTGATGTGCTTCAAAAGAGAGAAAAGTGAGTGGGTAGATGTAAAAGATAGTGAAATATGGAACCTACTTGGAGGAGAAAATGGAATTCTACAAGTATTGAGACTCAGTTATGATGATCTACCATCACATCTGAAACAATGCTTTGCATACTGCTCCATTTTTCCCAAGGACTACTGCATAGAGAAGGAGAACTTGGTCCAGCTGTGGATGGCTGAAGGATTCCTTCCATCATCTGGAAGAAAGGCACCAGAAGAAGTTGGGAACGAGTACTTCAATGAGTTACTATGGAGGTCTTTCTTTGAGAATGTCACCAAGGACAGTGATGGTAACATAGTGAAATGTGGAATGCATCATCTTTTTCATGATCTTGCAAGATCTGTTTCAGGTTCAGATTGCTCAGCAGTAGAGGTTGGTAGGCAAGTAAGTATTCCTGCAGCCACACGGCACATATCAATGGTCTGTAAAGAGAGGGAATTTGTAATTCCAAAGTCCTTACTGAATGCTGGGAAAGTCCGCTCTTTCCTTCTATTAGTTGGGTGGCAAAAGATTCCCAAAGTATCTCATAATTTCATCTCAAGTTTCAAATCCTTGCGTGCTTTAGACATAAGCAGCACACGGGCTAAGAAGCTATCTAAGTCAATTGGGGCATTGAAACATTTAAGGTACCTCAATCTCTCAGGTGCTCGCATCAAAAAGTTACCAAGCTCTATTTGTGGTCTTTTGTATCTGCAGACATTGATACTCAAGCATTGTGACCTTCTGGAGATGCTACCGAAAGATTTGAGAAAGTTGATCTTCCTCAGACATCTAAATATTTATGCATGTAGATCATTGGTCAAGCTGCCAAATGGGATTGGAAAACTCAGCTCCCTTCAAACATTACCAATTTTCATAGTTGGTAGGGGAACTGCTTCTAGCATTGCTGAGTTGCAGGGCCTGGACCTGCATGGAGAATTAATGATTAAGAACCTTGAAAATGTGATGAATAAAAGATGTGCCAGAGCTGCAAATCTGAAGGAGAAGAGAAACCTTCGTTCACTGAAACTTTTATGGGAGCATGTTGATGAAGCGAATGTAAGAGAACATGTTGAGCTTGTCATTGAAGGCCTCCAACCAAGCTCTGATTTAAAGAAGCTGCATGTTGAGAATTATATGGGTGCAAATTTCCCATGTTGGCTGATGAATTCATCTCTCTCAAACCTCACTGAACTCTCACTAATCAGATGTCAAAGGTGTGTCCAACTTCCTCCATTAGAGAAGCTAAGTGTTCTTGAGGTTCTCTCAATAGATGGAATGGATGCCACAAGGTACATCTCTGATGACTCCCGCACAAATGATGGGGTTGTTGATTATGCATCATTGAAACATCTCACACTCAAAAATATGCCATCTTTATTGGGGTGGTcagaaatggaagaaagataTCTGTTTTCCAACCTGAAGAAATTGACAATTGTTGATTGCCCAAATATGACGGACTTCCCAAATCTTCCGTCTGTGGAATCTCTGGAGCTGAATGATTGCAACATCCAGTTATTAAGGATGGCAATGGTGAGCACTTCTCTTTCCAACCTCATCATCAGTGGCTTTTTAGAGCTAGTAGCTTTACCCGTTGGATTGCTAAGAAATAAAATGCATCTTTTGTCTCTTGAAATCAAAGACTGTCCAAAGCTCAGATCTCTCTCAGGTGAGCTTGAAGGTCTTTGTTCCCTTCAAAAATTGACAATTAGTAATTGTGACAAGCTAGAATCTTTTCTGGAGTCTGGAAGCCTCAAGTCTCTCATATCTTTGTCAATACATGGGTGCCACAGTCTAGAATCTCTGCCAGAAGCAGGGATTGGAGATCTCAAGTCCCTTCAAAATCTTTCACTCTCAAATTGTGAGAATCTAATGGGCTTGCCAGAGACTATGCAGCACCTTACAGGCCTCCAGATTCTATCCATTTCAAGTTGTTCCAAATTGGATACCCTTCCTGAGTGGCTGGGAAACCTTGTTTCACTCCAAGAGCTGGAGCTTTGGTATTGCGAAAATCTACTGCATCTGCCAGATTCAATGGTGAGACTCACAGCCCTTCAATTTCTATCGATATGGGGCTGTCCTCACTTGGAAATAATCAAGGAGGAAGGGGACGATTGGCACAAGATACAACATGTTCCATATATCAAGATTAATGGCCCTTATATTAAAGCTGCTGGAG TGTAG
- the LOC109121452 gene encoding structure-specific endonuclease subunit slx1: protein MVRISKIFRSIKCSNPNPNPDPSKSSPSSSRSRSSFSWLVYLILSTNTPIKTYVGVTTNFSRRLKQHNGELKGGAKASRTGRPWVCACIIQGFKDKSEACQFESKWKSFSRKLPRKRNDTVRQVDNDSLLLLQHREAALNRVKGSLVCDHLEINWQLNPS, encoded by the exons ATGGTGAGGATATCAAAGATATTTCGATCAATCAAATGctctaaccctaaccctaaccctgaTCCATCAAAGTCATCACCGTCTTCATCAAGATCAAGATCGAGTTTTTCATGGTTGGTATATCTCATTCTTTCCACCAACACCCCCATCAAAACCTACGTCGGCGTCACCACCAATTTCTCTCGCCG TTTGAAACAGCATAATGGTGAACTTAAAGGTGGTGCAAAAGCCTCCCGCACAGGAAGGCCATGGGTTTGTGCATGCATCATTCAAGGATTTAAGGACAAAAGTGAAG CTTGCCAGTTTGAATCAAAATGGAAAAGTTTCTCAAGAAAATTGCCCCGCAAAAGGAATGATACAGTGAGGCAGGTGGACAATGACTCACTTCTATTGTTGCAACACAGGGAAGCAGCTCTTAATAGAGTCAAGGGGTCGCTTGTTTGCGATCACTTAGAAATTAACTGGCAGTTGAATCCTTCTTGA
- the LOC100249988 gene encoding serine/threonine-protein kinase-like protein At3g51990, which translates to MGYFSCSAESAISTSSSQLPQKPINRIQQFQYSDLEAATNGFSEQKLLGKGSHGCVYKAVLRGRLVAVKKPSRGSGAGVSPRVATSSSSTNEVENEIEILSKIQSPRLVNLVGFTNDSKQRLLVVEFMSNGTLYDVLHSNSRTPNWGRRIRLALQTAKAIDTLHSSVPPVIHRDIKSANVLIDRNFNARLGDFGLALRCHVDDYRLRSTPPAGTMGYLDPCYVTPDNLSTKTDVFSFGILLLEIISGRKAIDVGHSPPSIVDWAIPLIRKGKLLAIYDPTIAPPKEPFVRKQLAVIAAKCVRSCRERRPSMKEVVEWLGGLSKLVPLHTWNGFNNPCLMVETMGCPVEASKMDGVEGGNMDGMDAKFGRTPLRNSRRVYSDLGFRNNLMDLMAGTDGESEFRGEAEGFGPMSKSVNWGSSFRFDRGSSQSRTRGNDKGGLFRLRRNLSAGEGSEIFSRRDQSSFSASKASHI; encoded by the coding sequence ATGGGGTATTTTTCTTGCAGTGCGGAATCTGCTATTTCTACCTCCAGTTCTCAGTTGCCTCAGAAACCCATCAACAGAATCCAGCAGTTTCAGTATAGTGATCTTGAGGCTGCCACCAATGGGTTTTCTGAGCAGAAGCTACTGGGGAAAGGCAGCCACGGCTGCGTCTACAAGGCCGTCCTCCGGGGCCGCCTCGTCGCCGTGAAGAAGCCCTCCCGCGGCAGTGGGGCTGGAGTCTCGCCTCGGGTGGCTACGTCTTCCTCGTCAACCAACGAGGTTGAGAACGAAATCGAGATTCTGTCGAAAATTCAGAGCCCAAGGCTGGTGAATTTGGTGGGTTTTACGAATGATTCCAAGCAGCGGCTTCTGGTGGTTGAATTCATGAGCAATGGTACGCTCTATGATGTTCTTCATTCCAATTCTCGGACCCCCAATTGGGGTCGGAGGATTCGATTAGCACTGCAGACTGCTAAGGCCATAGACACCCTTCATTCATCAGTTCCGCCGGTGATTCATAGGGATATCAAGTCTGCAAACGTGTTGATTGACAGGAATTTCAATGCCCGGTTGGGTGATTTCGGGCTGGCGCTGCGGTGCCATGTTGATGATTATCGGCTGAGATCAACCCCACCTGCAGGCACAATGGGGTATCTTGATCCATGCTATGTGACCCCAGATAATTTGAGTACTAAAACTGATGTTTTCAGTTTTGGGATACTGCTGTTGGAGATTATTAGTGGTAGGAAGGCCATAGATGTGGGGCATTCGCCGCCTTCCATTGTGGATTGGGCTATTCCATTGATAAGGAAAGGGAAGCTTCTTGCTATATATGATCCGACGATTGCACCTCCGAAGGAACCTTTTGTGAGGAAGCAGTTGGCGGTGATTGCAGCGAAGTGTGTGAGGTCTTGTAGGGAGAGGAGGCCGTCGATGAAAGAGGTTGTTGAATGGCTTGGTGGGTTGAGTAAGCTGGTTCCTCTGCATACATGGAATGGTTTTAATAATCCATGTTTGATGGTGGAGACAATGGGGTGCCCTGTTGAAGCATCAAAGATGGATGGTGTTGAAGGAGGGAATATGGATGGTATGGATGCTAAATTTGGTAGGACGCCATTGAGGAATTCGCGGAGAGTGTACTCTGATTTGGGGTTCAGGAACAATTTGATGGATCTGATGGCTGGAACTGATGGTGAGTCTGAATTTCGAGGGGAGGCTGAGGGGTTTGGACCTATGTCAAAGTCAGTGAATTGGGGTTCTAGTTTTAGATTTGATAGGGGGAGTAGTCAGTCTCGGACTCGTGGTAATGATAAGGGTGGTCTCTTTCGCTTAAGGCGAAACCTTTCTGCAGGAGAGGGTTCAGAAATATTCTCAAGGAGAGATCAATCAAGTTTTAGTGCTAGTAAAGCCAGCCATATCTGA